The genomic window gacaggatTTATGCAGAACAACAGATGATTAGTTAGGaaactctctcctctctttctattcaaagattttttttccctggcTTTTGTAGTTTTCTTGGGTTTGTATTATTCACCCGTCAGGTGGAGGTGAGATGCATTCACATGGGCGATATCAAAAGGACACCCAAGCCCCACTGCAACATGTCACAGAGAGGTAGATACACATCTTGCTGTAACGGACCCCTGACgatgccagccacagatgcaGGTGAAACGTTAGGAGCAACAACTACCAGAACACCGCCCCACAACCCGAGAAAACGACAGAAGCCAGTCGATTCTGGCTGTGCAAGCCTTTGACAAAACAGACTTCTCTCTTTGAAACAAAACTATTATCTTGGTGCTTTGCttctctttgcacatttaaaccctgccaacacGTCTTACCCTGCACTGTTCTCCAGTCctgaaatagggtttttttttggggggggcacctATTTCCCTAGTTGTGTGCACCCCAGCGGCGTGAGGCAAAAATAGCCCTCCCCAAAAGAGCGACCGACATTCCCCCAGGGCTGAATAGGGTgttggctctctctctccctctccccaaacacaGCCCCACCCAGAATCTGCGTTTGGGCACTGCAGAGacgcttccctttcctcaccctccGGGCCCTCAGGGCATGTTCCATAGTGGGAAAGGCTGGGCCGGGTGTGGAAGAGCAGGGCAGGCCTCGCTTGCAGATCTGCCTCAAGCCATGAGTTTAATAACAGGGGGAAGCGGCAAGGCTGAAAAGCCAAGAACAGGCCATCCCTCCTCCGTCTGGCAAAGACAGGACGAACCACAGAacgtggaatcatagaatcgtagagctggaagggacctcctgggtcatccagtccaaccccctgcattatgcaggacactcacaaccctatcgctcatcccctgtaacctgccatccccttgaaccttcaactTGTCCCCAGTTGTTCAGTATTTCCCCTTTGTTGGCTGAACCAGAACTGGGTCTGACTGAGGCAGCAAGCACACACACCTGAGGGATTGCAGGGGAGGATAATCCACACTGCTTTCCCCTGCATCAGCTGTAATCCTAAACCCAACTACTCAAGACAgccagtgcggtgtagtggttaagtgcaacagcctctaatctggagaaccggacttgattccccgctcctccacatgcagtctgctgagtgaccttgggccagtcacagctctctcagtccaACCTACCTCAAAAAGTCccttgtgtggggagaggaagggaaggtgatcgtaagcagctttgagacacgAAGCCCATtcagctacttttgtgatctgtgcctccattgttaaggaggcatcaaaggtcactcccaaattggTTGCTCAACTGTTCCtgaggtggcttaccattgcttgcctccatgtcatgatcctggtattccttggcagTTTCCCATGCAAATACTCACCgaggctaaccctgcttagcttccaagatctggcaaagcgacttacaatcaccttcccttcctctccccacaacagacaccctgtgagggagacggGGCTGAGACAGCTTTGAGAGAAtcggctgtgtgagaacagcacaattagggctgtgacaagcccaaggtcaccctgctggctgcatgtggaggatcagggaatcaaattggctcaccagactagaagccgcCACTCAGAACCACtattgtaagctgtgacttcttcgggtagtaaaaagttccagctcttcaagacaTTTATTACCTCCTGTCTTGAGATGGCCGTACAGGCGGCCTTCTGGTATCTAAGTGCAATTCAAGGCATGGATTGTTACTTTGAAAGCCCTTCATGAACTGTGACTCATATACTTAAAGGACAGTCTCTCATGGCAGGATCCCAAACGGCAACTCCATCTATATCAGCAGCTTCTTCCAGTTAGGTAAGTAAAATTGCTGCAACCCAGCTTTGGCAGTGTTTTTCTGGTGGGAGTGTGAAGTAGGCGTCATCCCATTGGCTTTAAGAGGTTCTGAGCTATTCAGAAGGTTGTTggagacagatttttaaaaaattgcatttgTGTGGCTTTATTATTGCATATGTGAGGTTCCCATTTCAGGACAAAATGGGTTTTTTAAGTGGTTCttaaatgaaaaaataaaccCATTTGGGCTGGATTGTAAAAAGCGAGTCTGTCACACTGGTCTAGAGCCAGAATATTTTATACATTCAGGAAGAAGCACCGCCGTTTAAAATAGCTGTACTTTGCAGCAGATGTTTTTTGGTTGAGAATattgcataattttttttaaaaaccctcccgaAATCAGCAATGTCATCCTGAACAATCACTGGAAGCAAAAGTCAAACCCGAAGACACTGAGAAGAGACCAGGTATGTTAACATCTGGAAAAATGCAAATACACAAAGGGTTTAATTGCTCAGACATGCCTCCCCACTTCAGAATTCACCCCAGTAATTCAACGGTTCATGAGTGGGAGGAAACCCAGCGACAAACTTGCAGCTGACAGGAAGGAGAGGGCCAGGCGCTGAGCACTGAAGCCGGGATACTTGGGTGTTTCCATATGTTAATGGCTCTTGCTGAAGCTGCACACAGGTTTGGGCTCTGTCACCCCTAGGATAAGGCAAGCTTGCCAAATGTACATTCTGTGCTTCACATCTGAAATGTGCATTGCTATCATATCCCTTCTCCTCCCATAATGCCATTAAGTCCAGAGTGTAAAATGTCCCAATTGTACCATAAAGACCAATCTTTATTCAATCCTGTTTTGGGGTATTTTCACATGGGTTATTTTCTGCCATTTCAGCTCTGAACTGCAGTGGTTTCCTATTTCTTGTCATTTCTCCATATGTTTTCAACCTACCTttgatcaattttttttttgggggggggagcataaagAAATGATGGAAGAAACCAGAGAAATACAACAAATGGAAAACAATGTTAAAAGAAAGCTTGGAGGAAATAAAAAACACTGAAATTCAGCACCCAAGCCACCGGAAAACCTCCGTATGAATAGACTTTATttctttagaacaggggtggccaaactgtggctcccccaggtgttcatggactacaattaccatgagcccctgccagtctatggacatctggagaggcacagtttggctacccctgctttagacaacatgttggatcagcccaaagccatTATATATTTTGAGGATATacagttctcccctcctctgctttttatcctttagaagcgctgacttctaatccgttgagcccagtttgattccccgttcctcctccacatgcagccagctgtgtgaccttgggctagtcatagcactgataaagctgttctgaccgagcagtagtatcagggctctctcagcctcacctcctgcatagggtgcctgttgtggggagaggaaagggaaggcgaatgtaagctgcttggagactcctccaggtagagaaaagtggcatataagacccaactcttcttcttcataataaaGCTCTGGGGTACATTAGATTGCCtgagcgactggcccaaggttcacggcagagtgagaatttgaaccaGAGTCTCCCTGGCCATAATCCAGCACTCTAGATCCTATGTGTGTTCACTCGGAATAAAATCTAACTGAATTGTAAGAATAGTCACAGAAAACGTACGTGGGATGTTGTCCTAAAGCACCGGTAATGGAGAATTTTAGAGGTACAAATCAGCCACCCTGTTTGCATGCCACTTGGGTCAAGAAACAGTCTTATAACTACATAGTACTAACTGAGCCTTTAATATTAAGGGTAATAAAAGGCAAACCACCAGGTTCTTACTGAGCAATCAGAATTCTGGTGGTTAAAAGAACAAAAGAGGCTCTTGGAGCCACCTGCCTCCAGCCGAAGGGAGAGCGCGTCATCTGTTTGCTGGCCAGTCAGAAACATTTCCGGTAGATGTAAAAAGGGCCCCGCTCTTCATATTCTTTTCTGTGAACCCAGAGCTGCTGGAAGGCCTTGAGGGACGCCAGGATGGAGCCCCCCGTCCACACGGAGGTCTTTCGCTCGGGGGAGGAGATCAGAACGGGCTTGTCGTTGGAGCATATCTTCGACAGCTCTCTCTGGAAGCGGTCGGCGAAGCCCTTCATGGTGGTACAGCCCCCGCACAGCAGGATGTTGCCCATCAGGTTCCTCTTGAGGGTGGAGTCGCACTTGTTGAGGCTCGTCACGGTCAGGAGAGGCAGGCCCAGCTGCTGCGAGTTGATCAAGGACGGCTTGAAGAGCATTTCGGAGCACATGAACCGCTCTCTGCCGAGGCGGATGACCTGCCCGTCGGGAAGCTCGTACTCGATCTCGTGCTTCCCCAGAGGGGCGGCGGAGTCCTGCTGGAAGTCCAGCGAGGTGAAGCAGTACGTCTCCTTGATGTCCTCCACCGTCTTCCAGTCTTTCTCGGAGAAGAGCTTCACGGACTCATTGAGGAGTTTCATGAGGTACTGGGTGACGTCGGAGCCCGCGTAGTCCACCCTTTCGGTGATGCTCGGCAGCGTGTAGCCTTCGTAGATGGGGACGACGTAGGAGACGCCGTGGCCGCTCTCCACGACGAGGCCCGAGGTCTTCCCGTAGGAATACATGGACAACCTGGACTGATAGGCGATGTGCATGGCAGGGGTGCAGAACGTCTCAAAGAGCATCTCGGCGTATTTCTCTCGGTTGGTGGTGGGACTCAAGGGGGGGTCCGACACCAGGACGGCGTGTTCCTCAGGCCGAATTTTCATTTCCTTGTGAAAAATGTACTCCCATATGTCCTGGATGGTATCCCAGTCCACTATGATGCCATGTCTCAATGGGTTGAGAAACTTCAGGGGTATCCTGGCATCCTGAAGTTCTTTGCCCACAAAAGTCTCTTTCCTATTGTCTCCTGTTTTCGCAGTCTCCTGGAAATGCTTACCCACCGTCGAGGAGATCACGTGGGCCGGCTTCTGCTCCCCAGCAAACCCACACTTGCAGGACCCGGTCCCGATATCGATGACGACGGCTCTGGTCTCTTTCACTATCATCCTTCGTGGTGCCTCGCCCTCTTCCTTGGGTTTGACGGTGGGCTTCCCGATCGACCCTTTCTTCACTGGTGCAGAACTAGAGCTGGCGCTCCCTCGGCTCGACATTTTGTTTCCTGGTTCTCACCGACTCCCATTCTCGGACTGGTTGCCAGGTCACATGGCTAGAATGCCCACAGTGGTTTTAAAGCCTTGATGATGTAGGCATTGGGGCATTATGATGTCACTAAACCGGCTTGCTTTtaaatgggaagaggaaagaaccATCGGTCACATCTCCGTAGAATGAGGAGTTGGGGTTAGCCAGTGTTAAAACCATTTATGCTTTTGCCACGTCACCTGGTTCAtgcaccttgcttgcttctgccagtTAATTAAGCCTGTATCCCCAGCAACCTATTTGATCCTTAGGCTGCCTTAGATCTCAGCTGTGAATGTACTGagcctgttcttcctgcctcccccccactctACTGTGTTGTGCCTGAGAACCACTATCTTCTCAGACATGTTGAGCACCCGAGACTGTTTCAT from Paroedura picta isolate Pp20150507F chromosome 7, Ppicta_v3.0, whole genome shotgun sequence includes these protein-coding regions:
- the LOC143841411 gene encoding actin-like protein 7A; translated protein: MSSRGSASSSSAPVKKGSIGKPTVKPKEEGEAPRRMIVKETRAVVIDIGTGSCKCGFAGEQKPAHVISSTVGKHFQETAKTGDNRKETFVGKELQDARIPLKFLNPLRHGIIVDWDTIQDIWEYIFHKEMKIRPEEHAVLVSDPPLSPTTNREKYAEMLFETFCTPAMHIAYQSRLSMYSYGKTSGLVVESGHGVSYVVPIYEGYTLPSITERVDYAGSDVTQYLMKLLNESVKLFSEKDWKTVEDIKETYCFTSLDFQQDSAAPLGKHEIEYELPDGQVIRLGRERFMCSEMLFKPSLINSQQLGLPLLTVTSLNKCDSTLKRNLMGNILLCGGCTTMKGFADRFQRELSKICSNDKPVLISSPERKTSVWTGGSILASLKAFQQLWVHRKEYEERGPFYIYRKCF